A genomic stretch from Sulfurimonas sediminis includes:
- a CDS encoding efflux RND transporter periplasmic adaptor subunit, producing the protein MNKILLSLLFGFGSLVLAVEVPLAQTQMHSFKKSVALNAKIIQLSNAQQSITSLVGGHLEKYFVKPAQDVKKGDKIALIRSIDVSKMSADYIALKKQYKAVQKNYEAVEKLYKKGMTSMQNLNAQAIKRSKIAANLTALQSQLKTLNIDVKNLKKATADFILYAHSCGRVSALLKPLHSSVSSNEPIVSIVKNQAYYVKSYLPLEYATKARIGDKIVVNYADKEIITHATQIMPKVDETTQRVVVLSSVDQKVDDLFIDVYVKATIYFSDAKSYVAVKKSALSFFNNEWVVFVPNKEAKEESLAYLPRVVVIVAQDDEYVGIKGLELGEEYVSGESYYVKSALLKSSLGDGD; encoded by the coding sequence ATGAATAAAATATTACTGTCACTGTTATTTGGGTTTGGATCACTTGTCCTGGCAGTTGAAGTTCCGCTGGCACAGACACAAATGCACAGTTTTAAGAAATCGGTAGCACTCAATGCCAAGATAATACAGCTTTCAAATGCGCAGCAGTCTATTACTTCGTTAGTGGGCGGACATTTGGAAAAGTACTTTGTAAAACCCGCACAGGATGTAAAAAAAGGCGATAAAATTGCTCTTATCAGGTCTATTGATGTGTCAAAAATGAGTGCGGATTATATTGCACTGAAAAAACAGTACAAGGCGGTACAAAAAAATTATGAGGCGGTTGAGAAACTTTATAAAAAAGGGATGACATCCATGCAGAATCTCAATGCACAGGCCATTAAGAGAAGCAAAATTGCGGCAAATCTTACAGCTTTGCAATCGCAGCTCAAAACATTGAATATAGATGTCAAAAATCTAAAAAAAGCAACTGCTGATTTTATTTTGTATGCGCATAGCTGCGGACGTGTTTCGGCTCTTTTAAAACCATTGCACTCTTCTGTGTCCTCAAATGAACCGATTGTTTCCATAGTTAAGAATCAGGCATATTATGTCAAGTCTTATTTGCCTCTTGAATATGCAACCAAGGCACGCATTGGAGATAAAATAGTCGTGAATTATGCAGATAAAGAGATTATTACGCATGCTACACAAATTATGCCCAAGGTAGATGAAACAACGCAAAGAGTTGTGGTTCTCTCAAGTGTGGATCAAAAAGTGGATGATCTGTTTATTGATGTATATGTAAAAGCAACCATATATTTCAGTGATGCAAAAAGTTATGTTGCTGTGAAAAAATCAGCACTCTCTTTTTTTAACAACGAATGGGTGGTATTTGTTCCAAACAAAGAAGCAAAAGAGGAGTCTTTGGCATATCTGCCGCGGGTCGTTGTAATAGTTGCACAGGATGATGAATATGTCGGTATAAAGGGCTTGGAGCTTGGAGAAGAATATGTAAGCGGTGAGAGTTACTATGTAAAATCGGCGCTGCTCAAATCATCTCTTGGCGACGGGGATTAG
- a CDS encoding efflux RND transporter permease subunit, whose protein sequence is MLDKLIELSLKYKILVLVFFLGIIAFGYKAYRDIPIDAFPDITPKQVVIYTESPGNSAEDIEKLITYPIESVVSGMAGVKLIMSNSIFGLSYVSVFFEDDMDIYFLRQLVSERLGNVDIPKGWGKPVLGPNTTGLGQVFWYQVEDTTGKYSLQELKEMQKYIVTPLFKSVSGVEEVIGWGGYEKQYNVVIDTKKLQDFGITYDDIVKALQKSNQAAGGQYLEFNREQYLIRGAGLYKTLDDIRNSVIKPSQGQAVTIGDVASVVPGVSPRFGAVTIDGKEAVMGMVLQRTATNAAKVVQRLKEKIKTVNSALPEGVKITTLYDRTDITHKAVNTMTSALLSGVVLVAIVLFLFLFELRSAFIVILSLPLSLLTAFLLMDYYNLSANLMSLSGLAIAVGMIVDGTIVIVENSFRKLHDNPYEPKLQIVSEAAKEVATPVTFAVLIIAAVFIPLLSLDGLAGKLYTPMALNIVFVMLGSLLVALILVPVLILMFLKPTNSPENIVMRGIKKVYTPVLLFALENAKKILAIVSIVFIVLVYMLSQQGREFLPTLNEESIMYRVIAIPGTALTQSIEVSEDIEKYIRKHYAKDVKSVLTMIGRSEKGETAQANYMEVLLTLKPNIEDLPALTKKMSEDLGHHFNFVQFIPTQPIAMRIEELLEGVKAELAIKIYGENQKELDRIAKDIQNSIKDVDGLERMEVESQLGQAQIKITPDYLSLARYGISVEDVMQVIRNGIGEEGITQKIEGIKRFSIVAKIKGAKEDIVSIENVTLRSRNGNIVRLKDVCDIKIVQGASFIKRENLSRYMVVSMDVEGRDTASFVAEADKLIKEKVKMPAGYYIGWAGDFKNMQEATKKLIIIIPITLLLVILLLYMAFNSLKKSMIILLNVPFGFIGGIIALLIGGIYLSVSAIVGFLAIFAIAILNGIVLVSFIDELRAKYPDVDLKILLKDATLLRLRPVLMTAFTTLFGILPLLYATGVGSEIQYPLAVVITGGIISSTLLTLLILPSTYLLFYKKEKN, encoded by the coding sequence ATGTTAGATAAACTTATAGAGCTTTCGCTCAAATACAAAATTTTAGTGCTTGTTTTTTTCCTTGGAATTATCGCTTTTGGTTACAAGGCATACCGGGATATTCCCATTGATGCCTTTCCTGATATTACGCCGAAGCAGGTTGTTATTTATACGGAAAGTCCGGGAAATTCTGCCGAAGATATAGAAAAGCTCATCACCTATCCCATAGAGTCAGTTGTCTCGGGGATGGCAGGGGTGAAGCTTATTATGTCAAACTCCATTTTTGGACTCTCCTATGTTTCAGTCTTTTTTGAAGACGATATGGACATCTATTTTTTACGCCAACTCGTTTCTGAACGCCTTGGCAATGTAGATATTCCAAAAGGATGGGGGAAGCCTGTTTTGGGACCAAATACAACAGGTTTGGGGCAGGTTTTTTGGTATCAGGTAGAAGATACAACAGGAAAGTACTCCCTGCAGGAACTCAAAGAGATGCAAAAGTATATTGTGACTCCTCTTTTTAAAAGTGTCAGCGGTGTTGAAGAGGTCATCGGCTGGGGCGGTTATGAGAAACAGTATAATGTTGTCATAGATACAAAAAAACTTCAGGATTTCGGTATTACCTATGATGATATTGTCAAAGCCCTGCAAAAGTCAAATCAGGCGGCAGGCGGACAGTATCTGGAGTTTAACCGCGAGCAGTATCTTATTCGCGGAGCAGGGCTGTACAAAACGCTTGACGACATCAGAAACAGTGTGATTAAACCGAGTCAGGGACAGGCTGTTACCATAGGTGATGTTGCCAGTGTTGTACCGGGTGTGAGTCCACGGTTTGGCGCAGTAACGATTGACGGAAAAGAAGCTGTTATGGGCATGGTGCTCCAACGGACAGCCACCAATGCGGCAAAAGTGGTGCAACGCTTAAAAGAAAAGATCAAGACAGTCAACAGTGCTTTGCCGGAAGGTGTGAAAATTACCACTTTATATGACAGAACAGATATAACGCATAAAGCGGTAAATACGATGACCTCAGCACTTTTAAGCGGTGTAGTTTTGGTTGCCATAGTACTGTTTTTATTTTTATTTGAACTGCGCAGTGCTTTTATTGTTATACTCTCTTTGCCCTTATCTTTATTGACTGCATTTTTGTTGATGGATTATTATAATCTCTCAGCAAATCTTATGAGTCTGAGTGGTCTGGCAATTGCTGTGGGAATGATAGTTGACGGGACCATTGTAATTGTAGAGAACAGTTTTAGAAAACTGCACGACAATCCTTATGAGCCAAAGTTGCAAATAGTCAGCGAAGCAGCAAAAGAGGTGGCAACTCCGGTGACTTTTGCAGTACTTATTATTGCAGCGGTTTTTATTCCTCTGCTCTCACTTGACGGTTTAGCCGGAAAACTCTATACGCCGATGGCACTCAATATTGTGTTTGTTATGCTCGGTTCACTGCTTGTAGCACTTATACTGGTTCCGGTACTTATCTTGATGTTTTTAAAACCGACGAACTCTCCTGAAAATATTGTTATGAGAGGTATCAAAAAAGTCTATACGCCTGTACTTCTGTTTGCGTTGGAAAATGCAAAAAAGATTTTGGCAATTGTCAGTATTGTGTTTATTGTTCTTGTCTATATGCTTTCTCAGCAGGGACGGGAATTTTTGCCAACACTCAATGAAGAGTCGATTATGTACAGGGTTATAGCAATTCCCGGCACGGCACTTACACAGTCTATAGAGGTTTCTGAGGATATAGAAAAGTATATACGAAAACATTATGCCAAAGATGTAAAGTCAGTGCTTACAATGATAGGCCGAAGCGAAAAAGGAGAAACGGCACAGGCAAATTATATGGAAGTGCTTTTGACGCTCAAACCCAACATTGAAGATTTGCCTGCTTTGACGAAAAAGATGAGTGAAGATTTAGGGCATCATTTCAATTTTGTGCAGTTTATTCCTACACAGCCGATTGCAATGCGTATAGAAGAGTTGCTTGAGGGTGTAAAAGCAGAACTTGCTATAAAAATTTACGGAGAGAATCAAAAAGAACTCGATAGAATTGCCAAAGATATTCAAAATTCCATTAAAGATGTGGACGGGCTTGAGCGGATGGAAGTGGAATCCCAACTCGGACAGGCACAGATTAAGATTACACCGGATTATCTTTCTCTTGCGAGGTATGGTATCAGTGTGGAAGATGTGATGCAGGTTATTCGCAACGGTATAGGAGAAGAAGGTATCACTCAAAAGATTGAAGGCATTAAAAGGTTTTCAATTGTTGCCAAAATAAAGGGTGCAAAAGAAGATATTGTCTCCATTGAAAATGTAACACTCCGCTCAAGAAACGGAAATATAGTACGATTGAAAGATGTGTGCGATATAAAAATAGTACAGGGTGCTTCTTTTATCAAAAGGGAGAATCTGAGTCGTTATATGGTTGTGTCAATGGATGTGGAAGGGCGTGATACAGCCTCTTTTGTAGCAGAAGCGGACAAACTCATAAAAGAGAAAGTGAAAATGCCTGCAGGATATTATATAGGCTGGGCAGGAGACTTTAAAAATATGCAAGAAGCAACGAAAAAGCTCATTATTATTATTCCGATAACACTTCTTTTGGTTATTTTACTGCTTTATATGGCATTTAATTCTTTGAAAAAGTCGATGATTATTCTTCTAAATGTTCCTTTTGGCTTTATCGGTGGTATTATTGCTCTGCTTATCGGCGGTATATATCTCTCGGTTTCGGCTATAGTCGGCTTTTTGGCTATTTTTGCCATTGCGATACTCAACGGTATTGTGTTGGTGAGTTTCATAGATGAACTGCGGGCTAAATATCCTGATGTAGATTTGAAGATACTTTTAAAAGATGCGACACTGTTGCGCCTGCGCCCTGTTCTTATGACAGCTTTTACAACATTGTTTGGAATTTTACCGCTTCTTTATGCGACAGGTGTGGGGAGTGAAATACAGTATCCTTTGGCAGTCGTTATAACCGGAGGGATTATAAGCTCGACACTGTTGACTCTGCTGATTCTTCCTTCAACATATTTACTTTTTTATAAGAAAGAGAAAAATTAG
- a CDS encoding DUF3187 domain-containing protein — MKKMFILMMLGMFSTSLFAYSDSDMDGVDDSRDKCPNTPLTDLVDINGCTKKSLVSSHHFDIIIGANYAGSNYASLNQTDTYSSSLQVDYYYKSFSLQASTSYYATRGDGYSESGLNDSFLGASYQLKPLKSLSLRVGIGILLPTYNTALNNNNTDYTASLNASYALGKVNLFGGYIYTMINDDDIAGTVAYQNTNALSGGLGYYVTNKLYLSGAYNTSDSIYADVQKIRTVSAYGYYSINMHWFTTFSYAYGLSDSASDHATSVKLGYYF, encoded by the coding sequence ATGAAAAAAATGTTTATTTTAATGATGCTGGGCATGTTCTCTACCAGCCTTTTTGCCTACTCTGATTCAGATATGGACGGTGTAGATGACAGTAGAGATAAATGTCCCAATACCCCTTTGACCGATTTGGTTGATATAAACGGGTGTACTAAAAAAAGTCTTGTCTCCTCCCATCATTTTGATATTATAATCGGTGCAAACTATGCCGGATCCAATTATGCCTCTTTAAATCAGACAGACACCTATTCAAGTTCCCTTCAAGTTGACTATTATTATAAAAGTTTTTCACTTCAAGCATCTACATCCTATTATGCTACCAGAGGAGATGGATATAGTGAGAGTGGTTTAAATGATTCATTTTTAGGGGCATCGTACCAGCTTAAGCCACTGAAATCTCTCTCTTTGCGTGTAGGGATAGGTATTCTTTTACCTACATATAACACAGCGTTAAATAACAATAACACTGACTATACAGCTTCACTTAATGCAAGTTATGCTTTAGGTAAAGTAAATCTCTTTGGTGGTTATATTTACACGATGATTAATGATGATGATATAGCAGGAACAGTTGCCTATCAAAACACAAATGCATTGAGTGGCGGTTTAGGATATTATGTAACAAACAAACTCTACCTAAGTGGGGCATATAATACTTCAGACAGTATTTATGCAGATGTTCAAAAGATTAGAACAGTTTCGGCGTATGGATATTACAGTATCAATATGCACTGGTTTACTACCTTCTCTTATGCGTACGGACTCAGTGATAGTGCAAGTGATCATGCGACTTCTGTAAAACTAGGGTATTATTTTTAG
- a CDS encoding response regulator transcription factor codes for MKKHILLLEDDKALAQTLQELLQSANYKVDMVHNGNDAIDASYENKYDLYVFDINVPDMNGLELLESLRNADDETPAIFISALIDLNSISKAFSIGADDYLKKPFFPEELLIRVNAKLSQTNKDIVYKNLRYIPEKKELYKDGKIVSLGEVQECLCDLFMHNIGKVLDKTVLMDCLVSPSDAALRVALNKFKHTTGLDIKNIRGIGYMLEKS; via the coding sequence ATGAAAAAACATATACTCTTACTTGAAGATGACAAAGCTCTTGCACAAACTCTACAAGAGCTTTTGCAAAGTGCAAATTATAAGGTAGATATGGTACATAATGGGAATGATGCCATTGACGCTTCGTATGAAAACAAGTATGATTTATATGTTTTTGATATTAATGTCCCCGATATGAATGGCTTGGAACTTTTGGAGAGTCTGCGAAATGCTGATGATGAAACACCGGCAATTTTTATTAGTGCTTTAATAGACTTGAATTCTATATCCAAGGCGTTTTCCATTGGTGCAGATGATTACTTGAAAAAGCCTTTTTTCCCAGAAGAGTTACTGATTCGTGTCAATGCAAAATTATCTCAGACTAATAAAGATATAGTGTATAAAAATTTGAGATATATACCAGAAAAAAAAGAACTTTACAAAGATGGCAAAATAGTCTCTTTGGGAGAAGTTCAAGAGTGCCTGTGTGATCTGTTTATGCATAATATCGGCAAGGTTTTGGACAAAACTGTTTTAATGGACTGTCTTGTCAGCCCGTCAGATGCAGCTTTACGGGTTGCACTCAATAAATTTAAACATACCACAGGCTTGGATATAAAAAATATTCGTGGTATAGGATATATGCTTGAAAAAAGTTGA
- a CDS encoding sensor histidine kinase codes for MKKVEKESLLKSFLLFFLSQTLLVSALFFLNYQKELQSLDETVFSKMRLCSFSLQCKEFQYDFVPKKEYELYKLYKNENELSAYFSIPNSTKNALKIYLPKEKYIQGTRTLQKELLWNFFIVVFVIAILSFFFALYALSPLRKALHVTEEFIKDILHDFNTPLSILRLNVSMLKSETGENTKIDRIENAVQNILNLQANLRAYLHSHVRQKEQFVLKEFLKERINLIESNYKDIRFYIEVPQVMLHVNKDSFTRIIDNLISNAAKYNKKEGKVFIRFSDDILSIEDTGKGIQNPKRVFERFYKEQERGIGIGLHIVKKLCEELDITVHVQSEVGKGTVFTLNLKNIIV; via the coding sequence TTGAAAAAAGTTGAAAAAGAATCTTTATTAAAGAGTTTTTTACTCTTTTTTTTATCTCAAACACTTCTTGTTAGTGCTCTTTTTTTTCTCAACTATCAAAAAGAACTGCAAAGCCTTGATGAGACTGTTTTTTCAAAAATGAGACTTTGTAGTTTTTCTCTGCAGTGCAAAGAGTTTCAATACGATTTTGTCCCCAAAAAAGAGTATGAACTCTACAAACTTTATAAAAATGAAAACGAACTGAGTGCCTACTTTTCTATTCCTAATTCTACAAAAAATGCTCTAAAAATTTATCTTCCAAAAGAGAAGTATATACAGGGGACACGCACTCTGCAAAAAGAACTTTTATGGAATTTTTTTATCGTTGTGTTTGTTATTGCAATATTGTCTTTTTTCTTTGCTCTGTATGCACTCTCTCCTCTGCGAAAGGCATTACATGTAACAGAGGAGTTTATAAAAGATATTTTGCATGATTTCAATACACCTCTATCTATTTTACGCCTCAATGTTTCTATGCTCAAGAGTGAAACGGGAGAAAATACTAAAATTGATAGAATAGAAAATGCTGTGCAGAATATTTTGAATCTGCAGGCAAATTTGCGAGCCTATTTGCATTCACATGTAAGGCAAAAAGAGCAGTTTGTATTAAAAGAGTTTTTGAAAGAACGCATAAATCTTATAGAGAGTAATTATAAAGATATTCGCTTTTACATAGAAGTTCCGCAGGTTATGTTACATGTAAACAAAGATTCTTTTACGAGAATTATAGATAATCTGATCTCAAATGCTGCGAAGTATAATAAAAAAGAGGGAAAGGTGTTTATCCGATTTAGTGATGATATTTTAAGTATTGAAGATACAGGCAAAGGCATACAAAATCCTAAGCGTGTCTTTGAGAGATTTTATAAAGAGCAGGAGAGAGGTATAGGCATAGGACTGCATATCGTCAAAAAACTGTGTGAAGAATTAGATATTACTGTTCATGTGCAAAGTGAAGTTGGAAAGGGGACAGTTTTCACACTTAATCTTAAAAATATCATAGTATAA
- the dnaG gene encoding DNA primase, with the protein MISQDSIEALKARLDIVDVVGSYIELKKAGGNFKAPCPFHEEKSPSFVVSPQKQIFHCFGCLPPYQKIITPNGYKEIKDISVGDKVFAANGVETEVIETVHHTSEFDILSFVTSLSVKPSCFTQNHDMLVVKKEDAIAKLPYLRIEKKRPLKFYGRIKKTQREYDLAIKREFANNIKIGDYFLYPISRELRQDKFMDVSNLWDKKQFGPNVEKIETIEISEDFMWLAGFYVAEGSTYRGGIKFSLSIKEQKYADNIVRIIQNIFNKEAKLFFRQSRKNSLEVTISSTNLEHIFQALFGKGAENKHYPYWFNYLKTSLREALLKGLMDGDGCYSRRTYDTISESLADQILDLGLSLKLIPTCRITESKQDKNGVNHRKSYTLYFKQRESIEGFFEYIDGIEYFFTKVRAIENIGHEEIVYDITVKDKTHTFLANHFAVGNCGAGGDAVKFVMEYEKLNYPEALEKLADSYNFTLTYTDNKHNKPRSQVMDKLNEWYQSLLTKNKTAFSYLQERGIYENSIEKFGIGYAPDSNATLNFIRSQQFSIKEAVDMGVVGYNQERNQTYARFIERITFPIFSANGSIVGFGGRTITGHQAKYVNSPETAFFNKSRLLYAYHLAKQSLHKKQEIIITEGYLDVIMLHQAGFDNAVATLGTALTHDHLPLLRKGSPRVVMAYDGDKAGRAAALKASKLLSASGFNGGVVVFDGGVDPADMVKEGRVEELSSMFRKAKPFIEFVLDEILSLYNLKDPKEREACREDCVGYLKTLSPSLQEAYKPILAAKLGGFVIKPSLIKVSNTNSMDTNNIRKDSHRDMWELSLIKTILEKPEYIEQVLDVIDPSFLQFHSFEFSLVLQGKQDTPEIMAIRVDETITPLQDEEALNAELITFLTRYYERELKKVNIASNISFEEKAFYIRKFRGKIAKLKRGELVTPND; encoded by the coding sequence ATGATTTCCCAAGACTCCATAGAAGCCCTCAAAGCCAGACTTGATATTGTTGATGTTGTCGGTAGCTATATAGAACTGAAAAAGGCAGGAGGTAATTTTAAAGCACCTTGCCCTTTTCATGAGGAAAAATCTCCCTCTTTTGTAGTGAGTCCGCAAAAACAGATCTTTCACTGTTTTGGATGTTTGCCACCCTATCAAAAAATTATTACACCCAATGGTTATAAAGAGATCAAAGATATAAGTGTCGGAGATAAAGTTTTTGCTGCTAATGGAGTAGAAACTGAGGTTATTGAGACAGTTCACCATACAAGTGAGTTTGATATTCTTTCGTTTGTAACTTCACTGAGCGTAAAGCCATCATGTTTCACGCAAAATCATGATATGTTAGTTGTAAAAAAAGAAGATGCTATTGCAAAACTTCCCTATTTGCGAATTGAAAAAAAGAGACCGTTAAAGTTTTACGGTCGCATAAAGAAAACGCAACGAGAGTATGATTTGGCAATTAAAAGAGAATTTGCAAATAATATAAAAATTGGAGATTATTTTTTATATCCAATAAGCAGAGAATTGCGCCAAGATAAGTTTATGGATGTGTCAAATTTATGGGATAAAAAGCAGTTTGGACCCAATGTAGAGAAAATTGAGACTATTGAAATATCTGAAGATTTTATGTGGTTGGCAGGCTTTTATGTAGCAGAAGGAAGTACTTATAGAGGGGGGATTAAATTTTCTCTTTCGATAAAAGAACAGAAGTATGCTGATAATATTGTAAGAATAATTCAAAATATTTTTAATAAAGAGGCTAAACTTTTTTTCAGACAGAGCAGAAAAAATTCTTTGGAAGTTACGATATCAAGCACAAATTTGGAGCATATATTTCAGGCTCTATTTGGAAAAGGTGCCGAGAATAAACACTACCCATATTGGTTTAATTATCTTAAAACATCTCTAAGAGAAGCACTTTTAAAAGGGTTAATGGATGGTGATGGTTGTTACAGTAGAAGAACATATGATACCATCAGTGAGAGTTTAGCTGACCAGATTTTAGATTTGGGATTAAGTCTTAAACTTATTCCAACTTGTCGTATAACTGAATCGAAGCAAGATAAAAATGGTGTAAATCATAGAAAAAGTTATACACTCTATTTTAAACAAAGAGAATCTATAGAGGGATTTTTTGAGTATATTGATGGTATAGAGTATTTTTTTACAAAAGTTAGAGCAATTGAAAATATTGGGCATGAAGAAATAGTTTATGATATAACAGTCAAAGATAAGACTCATACATTTTTGGCAAATCATTTCGCAGTAGGAAACTGTGGAGCCGGCGGGGATGCGGTGAAGTTTGTGATGGAGTATGAAAAGCTGAACTATCCCGAAGCTTTGGAGAAACTGGCGGATTCTTACAACTTTACACTTACTTATACCGATAACAAACATAACAAACCACGTTCACAGGTTATGGACAAGCTCAATGAGTGGTACCAGTCACTTTTGACGAAAAACAAAACAGCCTTTTCCTATCTTCAAGAGCGGGGCATTTATGAAAACAGTATAGAAAAATTTGGTATCGGCTATGCACCTGATTCGAATGCAACGCTGAACTTTATCCGCTCACAGCAGTTTAGTATCAAAGAGGCAGTGGATATGGGTGTTGTCGGTTACAATCAAGAACGCAACCAGACCTATGCCCGTTTTATAGAACGAATAACCTTTCCGATTTTCTCTGCTAATGGCAGTATTGTCGGTTTTGGAGGCAGAACCATAACAGGACATCAGGCAAAATATGTCAACTCTCCCGAGACTGCTTTTTTTAACAAATCCCGTCTTTTGTATGCCTATCATCTGGCAAAACAGAGCCTGCATAAAAAGCAGGAAATCATCATAACAGAAGGTTATCTTGATGTTATAATGCTGCACCAGGCAGGATTTGACAATGCTGTGGCAACGCTGGGAACAGCTTTGACACATGATCATCTGCCCTTGCTGAGAAAAGGTTCTCCTCGTGTTGTCATGGCATATGACGGTGACAAGGCAGGGCGTGCAGCAGCACTCAAGGCTTCAAAACTTTTAAGTGCTTCGGGATTTAACGGTGGTGTTGTGGTATTTGATGGAGGAGTTGACCCTGCCGATATGGTCAAAGAGGGACGGGTTGAAGAGTTGAGCAGTATGTTTCGCAAAGCAAAACCTTTTATAGAGTTTGTACTAGATGAAATCCTTTCGCTTTATAATCTCAAAGACCCAAAAGAAAGAGAAGCATGTAGAGAAGATTGTGTTGGATATTTGAAAACTTTGTCTCCAAGTTTGCAAGAAGCATATAAACCAATTTTGGCAGCAAAATTAGGTGGTTTTGTTATTAAACCTTCTCTAATTAAAGTTTCTAATACAAATAGTATGGATACTAATAATATTAGAAAAGACTCTCACAGAGATATGTGGGAACTCTCTTTGATTAAAACTATTTTGGAAAAACCTGAGTATATTGAACAGGTTCTGGATGTTATTGATCCGAGTTTTTTGCAGTTTCACTCCTTTGAATTTTCGCTGGTACTGCAGGGAAAACAAGATACTCCCGAGATAATGGCTATTCGGGTAGATGAGACTATCACTCCGCTTCAAGATGAAGAGGCTTTAAATGCGGAACTGATTACCTTTTTGACAAGATACTATGAAAGAGAGTTGAAAAAGGTCAATATTGCTTCAAATATCAGTTTTGAAGAGAAAGCCTTTTATATCCGAAAATTCCGGGGAAAAATTGCAAAACTCAAAAGAGGGGAACTGGTCACACCGAATGATTGA
- a CDS encoding flagellar hook-length control protein FliK: protein MISVDIKKETSSLSPLNTALPEQEEPTISFASLLKGEKESNSKIMQKGSLILALKDEKVSVGSVIDAESSELASQITAKMSQEDVKVLIKEAKEFLKNKIVQSEGYKKAEIDALPKTLGGLVELAKKTGIELSKITLEEVKDFAQTKVKTITQQKSSPLQIKQEAVQKPEETSFSRIKQEAAQKPAQTSLSQIKQEPKEEAGILNEEIPVRTKVKKTKADVAKAQETEVADESLELVKKEIVKNRQEVKQEQKQTPLFKAQSSVAEITTQQIVDTKVNTLTIDKTPKQKVDDTLKLLLRGEKITKNESGLTADFSVATAKVMVAPHTSKETEKSLASLLQNDKSEDGAVQAKTDGLNIAKADSFEVKLNEAKQMVKYLSHDVKSAIEDYKSPFTRIKVQLNPQRLGEVDLTIVQRGKNLHINISSNNTAINTLAMNVQDLKVQLQNNGIQNAFLNFNSNAQSENSQAGQQEQQRQNQQKADDEYNYFETLQSNEEVLSSLEIVVPYYA, encoded by the coding sequence GTGATTTCAGTAGATATAAAAAAAGAGACTTCTTCCTTATCTCCTTTAAATACAGCACTTCCGGAACAAGAAGAACCAACGATCTCTTTTGCATCCTTACTCAAAGGAGAGAAAGAATCAAACAGTAAAATTATGCAAAAAGGTTCATTGATTCTTGCATTAAAGGATGAAAAAGTTTCTGTTGGATCTGTCATAGACGCAGAAAGTTCAGAACTTGCTTCGCAAATAACAGCCAAAATGTCACAAGAGGATGTTAAAGTTTTGATAAAAGAGGCAAAAGAGTTTCTAAAAAACAAAATTGTGCAGAGTGAAGGGTACAAGAAAGCCGAGATTGATGCCTTGCCAAAAACACTGGGCGGTCTTGTAGAGCTTGCAAAAAAAACAGGGATTGAACTTTCAAAAATCACCTTGGAAGAGGTAAAAGATTTTGCACAGACAAAAGTAAAAACAATAACACAACAGAAATCCTCTCCTTTACAGATAAAGCAAGAAGCTGTACAAAAGCCAGAAGAAACTTCTTTTTCCCGGATAAAACAAGAAGCAGCACAAAAACCAGCACAAACTTCTTTGTCACAGATAAAACAAGAGCCAAAAGAAGAGGCAGGCATTTTAAATGAAGAGATACCGGTTCGCACCAAAGTAAAAAAAACAAAAGCAGATGTTGCAAAAGCTCAAGAGACAGAGGTGGCAGACGAAAGTTTGGAACTTGTAAAAAAAGAGATTGTTAAAAACAGGCAAGAGGTTAAACAAGAACAGAAACAGACCCCATTGTTTAAAGCGCAGAGCAGTGTTGCTGAAATTACGACGCAGCAAATTGTAGATACAAAAGTAAATACACTGACAATTGACAAAACTCCAAAACAAAAAGTTGATGACACATTGAAGCTTCTTCTGCGGGGAGAAAAAATCACAAAGAATGAATCAGGTCTTACGGCAGATTTTTCAGTGGCAACAGCAAAGGTTATGGTAGCACCGCATACTTCAAAAGAGACAGAAAAATCATTAGCGTCTCTTTTGCAAAACGACAAGAGCGAAGATGGCGCTGTACAGGCAAAGACAGATGGATTGAATATTGCAAAGGCAGACAGTTTTGAGGTAAAACTCAATGAAGCGAAACAGATGGTCAAATATCTGTCTCATGATGTAAAATCTGCAATTGAAGATTATAAGTCGCCGTTTACGCGTATCAAAGTTCAGTTAAATCCACAAAGACTGGGTGAGGTTGATCTGACGATAGTACAACGCGGAAAAAATCTTCATATAAATATCAGTTCAAACAATACTGCCATCAATACTCTGGCTATGAATGTACAGGACTTAAAAGTGCAATTACAAAATAATGGAATACAAAATGCTTTTTTAAATTTTAACAGTAATGCTCAAAGCGAAAACTCTCAAGCCGGACAGCAGGAACAGCAAAGACAAAACCAGCAAAAGGCTGATGACGAGTACAACTATTTTGAAACTCTGCAGAGCAATGAAGAAGTTTTAAGCTCATTGGAAATTGTAGTTCCATACTACGCATAA